The following are encoded in a window of Dictyostelium discoideum AX4 chromosome 6 chromosome, whole genome shotgun sequence genomic DNA:
- the vps52B gene encoding Vps52 / Sac2 family protein has product MNNNSNNNNNTNNNNNNLKNNKNTGSNLDEVFDKELNGTSKGFRHHEEDEAVTTNNEFISDDDTNSLSNSLQSIEISKKSKNQNNSNNTNNKEQIEKDDNMEFKFDLDLTTINIMGEGMEDFENQIERYAKDEQVIANCLDKGIDLSKFSKEVGESLERCDKEMNELYQDIIPDYVNERETFAILYKTITESTDLLSGFEDMLSKFQGELTNISKEMRNLQELSITQNSKCVNRKKVVERLDKIIEEVSISDDLIHLLTQGEVNDQYLQYLSIFSKKIGHISSQKIDGVFATGEIEEVTLKLLNVVLDKIHRFFMVQFNQIKDIQSLQSKQQEFTLYRQAFIFLYKHTRRVARILFDQYKEIAERIYSSYYRSYITFLEKLQMEPTSRNDLIGMHESKTRGFFSSKSNKLKCKSSIYTIETRYQILNELETPPLKPQSINFESSSASDSIKYSYEVIFRSLLFFIIDLVSYENMFLKDYFLSNKDSSTFLFCKSESLFMENLNGYLASTYDIVALLLILSITSKYRSKIQFKSDCTDRLFQFIINSTLSRLTILFEENIQSIRDANVKDLSPIEENRPHYVVRRYSELIGSFSVLYNFNNINNNNNNNNNNNNTNNNNDLINTDNDHLLFNIKESHSIINENLAIMRVEMYKLINRLSDDLKSNHLSKLIFRLNNFDLILTILTDKLNSNNNIVNNNNNNNKINGNNSNKNDENNNDNNNNNENEFIGSGNEDKDYWILLFEKEAEQYCLEQLVSFVYFKNVITTVRDLYPLIGLYTLEEINHPQLKKEILEEILKQFYQNWRSGIEEMNVIVTQQFPNFKNGMKIFQMILDKLFNCYKQFTQIILKYFKNLKTSPFYLAETEISYEIKKYYVSFD; this is encoded by the coding sequence atgaataataatagtaataataataataatacaaataataataataataatttaaaaaataataaaaatacaggTTCAAATCTTGATGAAGTATttgataaagaattaaatggTACAAGTAAAGGATTTCGTCATCACGAAGAAGATGAAGCAGtaacaacaaataatgaatttataagtgatgatgatacaaattcattatcaaatagtTTACAATCAatagaaatttcaaaaaaatctaaaaatcaaaataatagtaacaatacaaataataaagaacaaattgaaaaagatgaCAATatggaatttaaatttgatttagaTTTAACAACAATCAATATAATGGGAGAGGGTATGgaagattttgaaaatcaaattgaaCGCTATGCAAAGGATGAGCAAGTTATAGCAAATTGTTTGGATAAGGGTATTGATTTAagtaaattttcaaaagaagTTGGTGAATCGTTAGAGAGATGTGATAAGGAGATGAATGAACTTTATCAAGATATTATACCAGATTATGTTAATGAGAGGGAAACATTTGCAATACTTTATAAAACCATAACAGAGAGTACTGATCTATTGAGTGGTTTCGAAGATATGTTAAGTAAATTTCAAGGTGAATTAACAAACATTTCAAAAGAAATGAGAAATTTACAAGAGTTATCGATTACACAGAATTCCAAATGTGTCAATAGGAAGAAGGTGGTGGAACGATTGGATAAGATTATAGAGGAGGTTTCGATATCGGATGATTTGATACACCTATTGACACAAGGTGAGGTTAACGATCAGTATCTTCAATATCTTTCAATATTCAGTAAGAAGATAGGCCACATATCGTCACAAAAGATCGATGGAGTCTTTGCAACGGGTGAAATTGAAGAGGTGACACTGAAACTGTTGAACGTGGTTTTGGATAAGATTCATAGGTTTTTCATGGTACAATTCAACCAAATCAAGGATATACAATCGTTGCAATCGAAACAACAAGAATTCACCCTATACAGACAAGCATTTATATTCCTCTATAAACATACTAGACGTGTTGCTAGAATTCTATTCGATCAATATAAAGAGATTGCTGAAAGAATCTATTCATCCTATTATAGAAGTTATATAACATTCTTGGAGAAACTTCAAATGGAACCAACATCAagaaatgatttaattggtaTGCACGAGAGTAAAACCAGGGGATTCTTCTCGagtaaaagtaataaattaAAGTGTAAATCATCCATTTACACCATTGAAACTAGGTATCAGATTTTAAATGAACTCGAAACTCCACCATTAAAACCCCAATCTATCAATTTCGAATCTTCCTCTGCCTCTGACTCTATAAAATATTCCTATGAAGTTATATTCAGATCATTGTTATTCTTTATCATTGATTTAGTATCATATGAAAATATGTTTCTAAAGGATTATTTCCTATCAAATAAAGATAGTtctacttttttattttgtaaatcaGAATCATTATTTATGGAGAATTTAAATGGTTATTTAGCATCAACTTATGATATAGTGGctttgttattaatattatcaatcaCTAGTAAATATAGAAgtaaaattcaattcaaatcAGATTGTACTGATAGATTATttcaattcattattaattcaacTCTATCAAGATTAACAATATTATTCGAAGAGAATATTCAATCTATTAGAGATGCAAATGTTAAAGATTTATCACCAATTGAAGAAAATAGACCTCATTATGTTGTTAGAAGATATAGTGAATTAATTGGTTCATTTTCagttttatataattttaataatattaataataataataataataataataataataataataccaataataataatgatttaattaatacgGATAAtgatcatttattatttaatattaaagaatcacattcaataattaatgaaaatttagcAATAATGAGAGTTGAAatgtataaattaattaatagactatctgatgatttaaaatcaaatcatctttcaaaattaatttttagattaaataattttgatttaattttaacaattttaactgataaattaaatagtaataataatattgtaaataataataataataataataaaattaatggtaataatagtaataaaaatgatgaaaataataatgataataataataataatgaaaatgaatttattggTAGCGGTAATGAAGATAAAGATTAttggattttattatttgaaaaagaagCTGAACAATATTGTTTAGAACAATTGGTTTCATttgtatattttaaaaatgttattaCAACTGTTAGAGATTTGTATCCATTGATTGGTTTATATACGTTGGAAGAAATTAACCATCCACAATTGAAGAAAGAAATACTTGAAGAAATATTGaaacaattttatcaaaattggAGATCTGGTATCGAAGAAATGAATGTAATAGTCACTCAACAATTTCCaaactttaaaaatggtATGAAAATCTTTCAAATGATTCTTGATAAACTATTCAATTGCTATAAACAATTCACCCAAATCattctaaaatattttaaaaatttgaaaacaaGTCCTTTCTATTTGGCTGAAACTGAAATTTcttatgaaattaaaaaatattatgttTCTTTTGATTAA
- a CDS encoding UBX domain-containing protein, with amino-acid sequence MSDHSEAIATFQSITGASKEESTFYLESHDWDLEKAAQTFTTLQEEENQRNDQPQIEEDYEDEEEEDDHRDPMPASRPVYSKPVAKTVSKKAPAGGRVGGIRTLSDFNNDDHDDHDHSDGDDDEDDRSQQYFTGGEKSGLVVESAPKKGKNGGSGDIVNDVFDSAKRHGAVASNEKKVEKPDSFDSVGYQLGATDQGNRNVSKPKEKDPNSQVVEVKVTFWNQGFTIDDGPLRKYDNPENKELLDDIQRGIVPRELQKKATTPNGLSVTLINNHNQDYVEPAKPKYVAFSGGGQTLGSSSTSTNNNNNNNNNNNNRATTTSTTTTSTPNVSSINVDQSQPTTTVQIRLANGSRLSTTFNHSHTLQDVINYINSSSGSNQSFDLLTGFPQKPVTNPTSTTLKDAGLLNALLIQKLK; translated from the exons atgagTGATCATAGTGAAGCCATTGCAACATTTCAATCAATTACAGGTGCATCAAAAGAAGAATCTACATTTTATTTAGAGAGTCATGATTGGGATTTAGAA aaagcAGCACAAACTTTTACAACAttacaagaagaagaaaatcaaagaaatgaTCAACCACAAATTGAAGAAGATTATGAAGATGAGGAAGAGGAAGATGATCATAGAGATCCAATGCCAGCATCAAGACCAGTATATAGTAAACCAGTTGCAAAAACTGTTAGTAAGAAAGCACCAGCAGGTGGTAGAGTAGGTGGTATTAGAACATTATCAGATTTCAATAATGATGATCATGATGATCATGATCatagtgatggtgatgatgatgaagatgacaGATCTCAACAATATTTCACTGGTGGTGAAAAGAGTGGTTTGGTGGTTGAAAGTGCACCAAAGAAAGGTAAAAAcggtggtagtggtgataTTGTAAACGATGTATTCGATAGTGCCAAAAGACATGGTGCTGTTGCATCCAATGAAAAGAAAGTTGAAAAACCAGATTCATTCGATAGTGTTGGTTATCAATTGGGTGCCACTGATCAAGGTAATCGTAATGTAAGCAAACCAAAGGAAAAAGATCCAAATTCTCAAGTCGTAGAAGTTAAAGTCACCTTTTGGAATCAAGGTTTCACCATTGATGATGGTCCACTTCGTAAGTATGATAATCCAGAGAATAAAGAATTACTCGATGATATTCAAAGGGGTATTGTACCACGTgaacttcaaaaaaaagcaaCCACTCCAAATGGTTTATCTGTAACTTTGataaataatcataatcaagATTATGTTGAACCAGCAAAACCAAAATATGTTGCATTCTCTGGTGGTGGTCAAACTTTAGGTAGTTCTTCCAcctcaacaaataataataataataataataataataacaacaatagaGCAACCACTACttcaactactacaacttcAACACCAAATGTATCATCAATCAATGTAGATCAATcacaaccaacaacaacagttCAAATTCGTTTAGCAAATGGTTCAAGACTTTCAACAACCTTTAATCACTCTCATACCCTTCAAGatgttattaattatatcaaTAGCTCAAGTGGTTCAAATCAATCTTTTGATCTTTTAACTGGTTTCCCTCAAAAACCAGTCACAAACccaacttcaacaactttAAAAGATGCTGGTTTATTAAATGctttattaattcaaaaattaaaataa
- the rpl23a gene encoding S60 ribosomal protein L23a: MAGKKVKSNTPKQDLSVSKSKLTSIKAPAAAIKAKAAASAVKKGVSNKSTRKVRTSVIFRRPVTLNNPKKPAYPRRSVNKITKMDQFRILKAPLTTESATQKIEGSNTITFMVDMFANKSQVADAVAKMYDVKVKRVNTLITPRGEKKAFVTLSPEFEAADVANKIGLI; the protein is encoded by the exons ATGGCAGGAAAAAAAG TCAAATCTAACACACCAAAACAAGACTTATCTGTCTCTAAATCAAAGCTCACCAGCATTAAAGCCCCAGCTGCTGCCATCAAAGCTAAAGCTGCCGCTTCTGCTGTCAAAAAGGGTGTCTCAAACAAATCTACCCGTAAGGTCAGAACCTCTGTCATCTTCAG aCGTCCAGTTACTTTAAACAACCCAAAGAAACCAGCTTACCCAAGAAGATCAGTCAACAAAATCACCAAAATGGATCAATTCAGAATCTTAAAAGCACCATTAACCACTGAATCTGCCACCCAAAAAATCGAAGGTAGCAACACCATCACTTTTATGGTTGATATGTTTGCCAACAAATCACAAGTTGCTGATGCCGTCGCTAAAATGTATGATGTCAAAGTCAAGAGAGTTAACACTTTAATTACCCCACGTGGTGAAAAGAAAGCTTTTGTCACTTTATCACCAGAATTCGAAGCTGCTGATGTTGCCAACAAAATCGGTTTAATCTAA